One Lucilia cuprina isolate Lc7/37 chromosome 4, ASM2204524v1, whole genome shotgun sequence DNA segment encodes these proteins:
- the LOC111680189 gene encoding zinc finger protein 107: protein MCSMSVLCPLCAQTSFSSIDALRCSLIKAANGPLACPICHELFLGLDKLTIHLFSHTNIMNSANNTTNATNTPPPPAPPSSSSPSSTTADSENMKNIEKLKTQNENEMNLKQENNNSSNCNETKIKQNHLKDELVSFDETHHNLNEKNMIKKPKVVSKTDKKIVNKSFITQQHQQVVLNKRNEGKEVEVEEEVEESKELDNLAQCDICEFTFRNEELRNMHIRLVHQNIECHSQLNSTLTASSSSLNNCQNSCQEHDFKCHLCAKTFKMKGSLRVHLKVVHLMGLPYVNNSPKLTICDRIRHKENKTLKTSNICNTNSQLQNDNVNTISSTNNNFKNINNNNNNNNNALFNIQPVNFISNLNSLPVSSNVSVVNLNQSLDFPSNNLDNSIVQAPNVLLVFNSSASAEMSQNLNSISSNVNNNNNNVTTTTLMPLTTPTDKEISAKITSAMINVTENPKIWECDVCSKAFTTKYFLKKHKRLHTGEMPYTCELCARTFTFQQSYHKHLLYHSDEKPHVCSTCGRAFKELSTLHNHERIHSGEKPFKCDVCGKSFRQRVSFLVHTRIHTGVMPYKCEICQKSFRYKVSQRTHKCQPFSTEESSPPPNEENTIDHMSENFIKAFLETSVANQTDNQNHLNQSHNSPASNEIAAINEKATSLNEQQALLTKTIDDIVVESCNKMGIGGVNGFSPQQILNDGSMSPSQRLQNMRLYSPQLVTPDLNVIEGDLTRFFMENSQSSNNLL from the exons ATGTGTTCAATGTCAGTGCTATGTCCATTATGCGCCCAAACAAGCTTTTCGAGTATAGACGCTCTGCGTTGTAGTCTGATTAAGGCCGCTAATGGGCCGTTGGCATGTCCCATATGTCATGAATTGTTTTTGGGTTTGGATAAATTGACAATACACTTGTTTAGTCATACGAATATAATGAATTCTGCCAACAATACTACAAACGCCACCAACACACCACCACCACCagcaccaccatcatcatcatcaccatcctCAACAACAGCAGAcagtgaaaatatgaaaaatattgaaaaattaaaaacccaaaatgaaaatgaaatgaatttaaaacaagaaaacaacaatagcaGCAATTGCAATGagactaaaataaaacaaaatcatttaaaagatGAACTGGTGAGTTTTGATGAAACTCACCACAATCTTAACGAGAAAAACATGATAAAAAAGCCAAAAGTTGTCAGCAAAACAGAcaagaaaattgtaaacaaatcatttataacacaacaacatcaacaagtagttttaaataaaagaaatgagGGCAAAGAGGTGGAGGTGGAGGAGGAGGTAGAGGAATCAAAGGAACTTGATAATTTAGCCCAATGTGATATATGTGAATTTACCTTTCGTAATGAAGAATTAAGAAATATGCACATACGTTTAGTTCATCAAAATATTGAATGTCATTCGCAACTAAACAGCACTTTAACAGCCTCTAGTTCATCTTTAAATAATTGTCAAAATTCTTGTCAAGAACATGATTTTAAATGTCATTTATGtgccaaaacttttaaaatgaaagGTTCTTTAAGAGTTCATCTTAAAGTGGTTCATCTAATGGGTCTGCCTTATGTTAACAATTCACCAAAATTAACCATATGTGATCGCATACGTCATaaggaaaataaaactttaaaaacctcaaatatttgtaatacaaaTTCACAATTACAAAACGATAATGTGAATACCATTTCATCtaccaacaacaattttaaaaacatcaacaacaacaataataataataataatgcattATTTAATATACAACCTGTTAATTTTATATCCAACCTAAACTCATTACCAGTTAGCTCTAATGTCAGTGTGGTGAATTTAAATCAATCATTAGACTTCCCCTCCAACAACTTGGATAATTCTATAGTACAAGCTCCAaatgttttattagttttcaatTCATCTGCCTCCGCGGAAATgtcacaaaatttaaattcaatatctTCTAAtgtcaacaataacaacaacaatgttacTACTACTACTTTAATGCCTTTAACTACACCTACAGATAAAGAAATTTCAGCAAAAATCACTTCGGCTATGATTAATGTTACCGAGAATCCTAAGATTTGGGAATGTGATGTTTGTTCGAAAGCTTTTACCACCAAATATTTCCTAAAGAAACATAAACGTCTGCATACAG GTGAAATGCCATACACTTGTGAACTTTGTGCACGTACTTTTACATTTCAACAATCCTATCACAAGCATTTACTCTATCACAGTGATGAAAAGCCTCATGTCTGCTCCACATGCGGCCGAGCTTTTAAAGAACTTTCAACGTTGCACAATCATGAAAGGATACATAGTGGAGAAAAGCCATTTAAATGTGATGTTTGTG GCAAAAGTTTTCGCCAACGTGTCTCTTTCCTAGTCCATACACGCATTCATACTGGTGTTATGCCCTACAAATgtgaaatttgtcaaaaaagttTTCGCTATAAAGTCTCACAACGGACGCACAAGTgccaaccattttcaacagaaGAATCTTCACCACCACCCAATGAGGAAAATACCATCGATCATATgtcggaaaattttattaaagcatTTCTAGAAACTTCTGTTGCAAATCAAACAGATAATCAAAATCATCTCAATCAATCACATAATTCACCAGCTAGTAATGAAATTGCTGCCATTAATGAAAAGGCAACGTCTTTAAATGAACAACAAGCTTTACTTACAAAAACGATCGATGATATTGTCGTGGAATCATGCAATAAAATGGGTATTGGTGGTGTTAATGGATTTTCACCACAGCAGATTTTAAATGATGGCTCAATGTCTCCATCACAGAGATTGCAAAATATGCGTTTGTATTCGCCGCAATTGGTTACGCCAGATTTAAATGTGATTGAGGGTGATTTAACgagatttttcatggaaaactCTCAGTCatcaaataatttattgtgA